In Cryptococcus tetragattii IND107 chromosome 5, whole genome shotgun sequence, one genomic interval encodes:
- a CDS encoding protein EFR3: MGCIPCRTLQPEVIHLKACYPPPKALLTAGPEYRPLSQDLSKLTYFATNKPSKLAKIGEELEKRVTLESARASSGNHKYRASLLISLAILRALLTECKRDIALFARSTLRVIDKSLDVRVYQHGGIDLEVVGRAAAAFIAYTTYTDGSAVGVDDILTKTYFDILRKFGSMATVSLLDSSEKPDMEQQNRTRLIALAGLNGAATSDTIFASTRDFPRQIDLIIPPLLVNIFEGQISELKLETAKIGMDASPSPYFTEFAAKGPIAQRKAPSLHAHIPGEKGPTSADVISAALRSLHSLLQQCNVTQASQIIDRLVMFLDKHGWQYAERDCFVAEQVTAWIPLQYRFIVPTRLVEVLMGLQDAPSTPKHTSTLAMVTTILNSTTSLVGLGVTDLLQNLISLIIRRLHFDLCDALLPPLVQCISSLGTHIYYADQINDIVEELALRIAEIPSSDSARSEIIRILTCCISGVMIITDAADNDAESKQGNNVSQPTPSTPSSPTPPNKGKSPAPAESPFLTPLFEYPRSQAHRSSRRNPIFSEVWQETLPLLCEADYAVRSTYARALILFLETEMQRGPTPSATPDKQNVQNRGKEKHFSANMGTYRFCHALNATVYSLMMSSCLGLGDGDGIPTGVPITATASPELHTAANTNPTTSVVTVKDSDSPVALAPDSGRPSPASGGSGSEGATPNREKGVSFKVTAPSTGETPAQAQSGSGANTPPKRNSRSHRPSLPFNRLQSYTHLSSFDNVATPLDFAAALRILDAMHTVVPVAALVTGTPMLLALDRDAGNELVRRPGDGRAGAWVLERKRAIRELVCLIWRRIGDRWGVAEIDELANKALASLPEPYLIPPYPAPASPLVFLSLPEEPVSFVQHTLEGESSSAAKPLLDQDTLLNVLVKSRTVQQATRMDEAGLMKMFNGNWSVERAIKDSVERFSSANIQPDDDSHYNAASALLMSMNNASYQSVNGQRYSRTVDVTDLRDALGGRVDTVSTSGAPSVASFDDSFHSQSAPRSSSQARRMNKEADVKEVLKDIFRDKKKGTKAPKGFVINRVKGGREGEGVRTSTGDENSLGMSGMTQDEGAAGHDVVRGPSLDLSLGRPIDMPSNS; this comes from the exons ATGGGCTGTATCCCCTGTAGAACTCTCCAGCCAGAGGTCATCCATCTCAAGGCCTGCTATCCTCCGCCAAAAGCGCTCCTCACCGCCGGCCCAGAATACCGCCCGCTCTCCCAGGACCTCTCCAAACTCACCTACTTTGCGACAAACAAGCCATCCAAGCTCGCAAAGATCGGGGAAGAACTCGAGAAGCGTGTTACCTTGGAATCGGCCAGAGCCAGCTCAGGGAACCACAAGTACCGTGCCAGCCTCCTCATCAGTCTTGCCATCCTCCGTGCCCTGTTGACGGAATGTAAACGCGATATTGCTCTTTTCGCCCGTTCCACGTTGCGCGTGATTGACAAGAGTCTCGATGTACGGGTGTACCAGCACGGAGGTATTGATCTCGAGGTCGTCGGCAGGGCTGCAGCTGCCTTCATCGCGTATACAACGTATACCGATGGATCCGCCGTGGGCGTGGATGACATCCTTACCAAGACATATTTTGATATCCTGCGCAAGTTTGGCAGCATGGCCACTGTAAGCTTGCTAGACTCGAGCGAGAAACCGGATATGGAGCAGCAGAATCGAACAAGGCTTATAGCTCTTGCCGGACTGAACGGCGCAGCCACTTCGGACACCATCTTTGCTTCGACCAGAGACTTTCCCCGGCAGATTGATCTCATCATACCCCCCTTGCTGGTCAACATCTTTGAAGGGCAAATATCCGAGCTCAAGCTCGAGACCGCAAAGATTGGTATGGATGCCAGTCCGTCGCCGTACTTTACCGAGTTTGCGGCGAAGGGCCCAATCGCCCAGCGCAAAGCGCCCAGCTTGCATGCACATATCCCAGGAGAAAAGGGTCCTACCTCTGCCGATGTCATATCTGCCGCTCTCCGCTCACTTCActcacttcttcagcaGTGCAATGTCACTCAAGCATCCCAAATCATCGATCGGCTAGTGATGTTCCTCGACAAGCATGGGTGGCAGTATGCCGAGAGGGACTGTTTTGTCGCAGAACAAGTGACGGCGTGGATACCCTTGCAGTACAGATTTATCGTCCCCACCCGGCTCGTCGAAGTTCTTATGGGACTGCAAGACGCGCCATCTACACCCAAACACACGTCAACGCTTGCCATGGTCACCACCATTCTCAACTCTACCACCTCCCTCGTCGGGTTGGGTGTCACCGACCTCTTACAAaatctcatctccctcatcatccgccGACTCCACTTTGACCTCTGTgacgctcttcttcccccactCGTACAGTGTATTAGCAGCCTTGGGACACACATTTACTACGCCGATCAGATCAATGATATCGTTGAAGAACTCGCGTTACGTATTGCCGAAATTCCATCAAGTGATTCCGCCAGATCAGAGATTATCAGGATATTGACATGCTGTATCTCGGGTGTGATGATCATTACCGATGCGGCCGATAACGACGCAGAGTCTAAACAAGGTAATAACGTTTCCCAACCAACACCGAGCACCCCTAGTAGCCCCACACCTCCTAACAAGGGTAAATCGCCAGCTCCAGCAGAGTCACCGTTTCTTACACCTCTTTTCGAATATCCACGCTCTCAAGCCCACCGTTCATCACGACGCAACCCCATTTTCTCAGAAGTGTGGCAAGAAACCCTCCCACTTTTATGCGAAGCTGATTATGCCGTACGATCAACTTACGCGCGCGCTTTGATTCTGTTCTTGGAAACTGAGATGCAAAGGGGTCCAACGCCAAGTGCGACGCCTGATAAGCAGAATGTACAAAatagaggaaaggaaaagcaTTTTTCTGCGAATATGGGGACGTACAGGTTCTGTCATGCGCTCAACGCAACAGTGTACTCCCTCATGATGAGTTCTTGCCTTGGCCTGGGCGATGGGGATGGCATCCCTACTGGAGTCCCGATAACAGCGACGGCTTCCCCAGAATTACATACTGCTGCCAATACCAACCCCACCACTTCCGTCGTTACCGTCAAAGATTCGGATTCCCCCGTGGCTCTTGCTCCGGATTCTGGTCGTCCTTCCCCTGCCTCTGGCGGCTCTGGATCTGAGGGCGCTACGCCTAACCGCGAGAAGGGCGTCTCCTTCAAAGTCACTGCGCCTTCCACTGGCGAGACACCCGCCCAGGCGCAATCCGGGTCAGGCGCCAACACCCCTCCCAAAAGGAACAGTCGTTCCCATCGCCCTTCCTTACCGTTCAACAGGCTCCAGTCTTACACCCATCTCTCCTCATTTGATAATGTCGCGACCCCGCTGGACTTTGCTGCTGCCCTTCGTATCCTCGACGCGATGCATACGGTAGTCCCTGTAGCTGCGCTTGTCACTGGAACACCAATGTTGTTGGCGCTCGATAGAGACGCAGGGAACGAGCTTGTGAGAAGACCGGGTGATGGACGGGCTGGAGCGTGGgtgttggagaggaagagggcgaTAAGGGAGTTGGTTTGCttgatttggaggaggattggGGACAGGTGGGGGGTCGCAGAGATTGATGAGTTGGCGAACAAG GCTTTGGCTTCCCTACCTGAACCATACCTCATCCCGCCATACCCCGCCCCAGCCAGTCCCCTCGTCTTTTTATCTCTCCCCGAAGAACCAGTTTCGTTCGTTCAACATACTCTTGAAGGCGAATCATCCTCGGCAGCGAAACCGCTGTTAGATCAAGATACCTTGCTGAATGTGCTCGTGAAATCTAGGACAGTCCAGCAGGCAACACGGATGGATGAAGCTGGATTGATGAAAATGTTTAATGGGAACTGGAGTGTAGAGCGGGCTATCAAGGATT CTGTAGAAAGGTTCTCTTCAGCCAATATCCAACCTGACGATGATTCCCATTACAACGCTGCTAGCGCACTGCTCATGAGTATGAACAATGCCAGCTACCAGAGTGTCAACGGTCAAAGATACTCGCGGACAGTCGATGTTACGGACTTGAGAGATGCTCTCG GTGGACGAGTAGATACTGTCTCTACCTCTGGTGCACCCTCCGTCGCCTCCTTCGATGAttctttccattcccaATCTGCCCCTCGATCAAGTTCACaggcgaggaggatgaacaAGGAAGCAGATGTTAAGGAAGTTTTGAAAGATATATTTagggataagaagaaggggacaAAAGCGCCCAAAGGCTTCGTCATCAATAGGGTAAAGGGTGGACGTGAGGGTGAAGGCGTTAGGACGTCGACGGGAGACGAGAATAGTTTGGGGATGAGTGGTATGACTCAAGACGAAGGTGCGGCTGGGCACGACGTGGTTAGGGGTCCATCTTTGGATCTTTCATTGGGCCGACCTATTGATATGCCCAGCAACAGCTGA